In Musa acuminata AAA Group cultivar baxijiao chromosome BXJ3-9, Cavendish_Baxijiao_AAA, whole genome shotgun sequence, a single genomic region encodes these proteins:
- the LOC135649007 gene encoding mitogen-activated protein kinase kinase kinase 18-like, whose amino-acid sequence MAISQWCRGRTIGRGSTATVFLATAFPSGYLFAVKSADLSLHASLQREQGILSSLHHPNIVSCLGFDVTAESSGGQLSYNLFLEYAPLGSLSECIVKHGDRLEEGVIRSYTGDILRGLAYLHAKSIAHCDVKSRNVLIWPDGRAKVADLGCARPTTGDDGTVRPIAGTPMFMAPEVARGEEQGAPADIWALGCTVVEMASGLPPWPDVDVPAAALHRIGFTTDVPKCPGWLSEEAKDFLDKCLRRDARERWTADQLLQHPFLAKRSPPNRFTESDSSQVKVSPRSTLEQSLWDSVADEEEEVEMDRQFDSPEERIRQLISGGFPASNWTCDDNWITVRMSEEEPTVATADAADEPIGHSNTDYISSAADRFSDSVGYGVPDYTDELDDVVIVNQMTGERQICTPAVEVDNNICFSANLLHRLVF is encoded by the coding sequence ATGGCCATTAGCCAGTGGTGCCGCGGCAGGACCATCGGCCGCGGCTCCACCGCTACCGTCTTCCTGGCGACCGCCTTCCCCTCTGGCTACCTATTCGCCGTCAAGTCCGCCGACCTCTCCCTCCACGCTTCGCTGCAAAGGGAGCAAGGTATCCTCTCCTCTCTCCACCACCCCAACATCGTGTCCTGCCTCGGCTTCGACGTCACCGCCGAATCCTCGGGCGGCCAGCTCTCCTACAACCTGTTCTTGGAATACGCGCCGCTTGGTTCGCTCTCTGAATGCATAGTGAAGCACGGCGACCGCCTGGAAGAGGGCGTGATCCGGTCCTACACCGGTGACATACTCCGCGGCCTTGCTTACCTCCACGCCAAGTCCATCGCGCATTGCGACGTCAAGAGCAGGAACGTCCTGATATGGCCGGACGGGCGCGCCAAGGTCGCGGACCTCGGGTGTGCACGGCCGACCACTGGGGACGACGGTACGGTGCGGCCTATCGCGGGCACGCCGATGTTCATGGCGCCGGAGGTGGCGCGCGGAGAGGAGCAGGGGGCGCCGGCCGACATATGGGCGCTCGGGTGCACGGTCGTCGAAATGGCCAGCGGGCTGCCTCCCTGGCCCGACGTCGACGTCCCGGCCGCCGCCTTGCACCGCATCGGCTTCACGACGGACGTCCCGAAGTGCCCAGGGTGGTTGTCGGAGGAGGCCAAGGACTTCCTCGACAAGTGTTTGAGGAGGGACGCGAGAGAGCGGTGGACGGCGGATCAGTTACTGCAGCACCCGTTCCTGGCGAAGCGGAGTCCACCGAACCGCTTCACGGAAAGCGATTCGAGTCAGGTAAAGGTCTCTCCAAGGAGCACACTGGAGCAGAGCTTATGGGACTCCGTagcagatgaagaagaagaggtggagaTGGACCGGCAATTCGACAGCCCAGAGGAGAGGATCCGACAGCTGATCAGCGGCGGCTTTCCGGCGTCCAATTGGACATGCGATGACAACTGGATCACGGTAAGGATGAGTGAGGAGGAACCTACAGTCGCTACAGCAGATGCTGCCGATGAACCAATCGGTCACAGCAATACTGATTACATCAGTTCAGCAGCAGATCGCTTCTCTGATTCTGTTGGATATGGTGTTCCAGACTACACTGATGAATTAGATGATGTAGTAATTGTGAATCAAATGACTGGGGAGAGACAGATCTGTACACCTGCTGTTGAGGTCGATAATAATATTTGTTTTTCTGCTAATTTGCTGCATCGATTGGTCTTTTAG
- the LOC135649226 gene encoding uncharacterized protein LOC135649226 has product MPSGPKKRKAARRKKEMALRPANPAAPPRDSEQHDDPVPVEDNKESDGGSPASSSSSLSRENHRFRSAEALLGSEAVAFVSRAEDAESGKGATLAEEDDEGSVVAGNDLAFTNAAESIAGSEDSALEFAESEKEDEKPAEETAVYVENIVAMTEERGPTDEVAAKCFEETSGEAAAKVVPLRDADEALEQLGEENHEARSVDGKTETLPTAEVELPATPLHHATWWNCCGLLDVFAGSRR; this is encoded by the exons ATGCCATCGggtccgaagaagaggaaggcGGCCAGGCGCAAGAAGGAGATGGCTCTCCGCCCTGCAAATCCTGCTGCTCCTCCTCGGG ATAGTGAGCAACACGATGATCCGGTGCCCGTTGAGGACAACAAGGAGAGCGACGGTGGATCCCCCGCATCTTCCTCCTCATCTTTAAGTCGGGAGAACCACCGTTTTCGATCTGCCGAAGCGTTGTTAGGGTCTGAAGCTGTTGCGTTTGTTAGCAGAGCAGAAGATGCGGAGAGCGGTAAAGGAGCAACCTTGGCCGAGGAAGATGACGAGGGGTCTGTTGTTGCGGGAAATGATTTAGCTTTTACGAATGCGGCTGAGTCCATCGCTGGATCAGAAGATTCGGCTTTAGAATTCGCTGAATCTGAAAAGGAAGATGAGAAACCTGCCGAGGAGACGGCTGTTTACGTCGAAAATATTGTTGCTATGACTGAAGAGCGGGGGCCGACTGATGAGGTTGCTGCTAAGTGTTTTGAGGAGACTTCGGGCGAAGCCGCAGCGAAAGTAGTGCCGCTTCGTGATGCGGATGAGGCCCTCGAACAGCTCGGCGAGGAGAATCATGAAGCCCGCAGTGTTGATGGGAAAACTGAGACTTTGCCGACCGCTGAG GTTGAGCTCCCTGCTACACCTTTGCATCACGCAACCTGGTGGAATTGCTGCGGCTTGCTTGATGTTTTTGCAGGTTCTAGGAGATAG